In one window of Photorhabdus laumondii subsp. laumondii DNA:
- a CDS encoding helix-turn-helix domain-containing protein → MITSTFSDINLPAKRESEIAGKGLRELSAFLSTKLETQQISIISDDHKSHQIEVPTSALTMLVQILSELASGNAVQIVPVHAELTTQEAANILNVSRPHMVKLLEDGCLPFHKTGRHRRIRFADLMEYKKQRNTESMEAMKALANQAQELGIY, encoded by the coding sequence ATGATTACTTCCACTTTCTCTGATATAAATCTTCCGGCTAAACGCGAAAGTGAAATAGCTGGAAAGGGGCTGCGTGAACTTTCAGCGTTCCTTTCAACAAAACTTGAAACTCAGCAGATTTCAATTATTAGTGATGATCATAAATCTCATCAAATTGAAGTGCCTACATCTGCGCTTACTATGCTAGTGCAAATCTTGAGTGAACTCGCTTCAGGTAATGCAGTGCAAATTGTTCCTGTTCATGCCGAGCTAACCACTCAAGAAGCCGCAAACATATTGAATGTATCGCGGCCTCATATGGTTAAACTTCTGGAAGATGGTTGTCTTCCTTTCCATAAAACAGGCCGACATCGGCGTATTCGTTTTGCTGATCTGATGGAATATAAAAAGCAGCGTAATACTGAGAGTATGGAGGCTATGAAGGCATTAGCTAATCAGGCTCAGGAATTAGGGATCTACTAA
- a CDS encoding PhzF family phenazine biosynthesis protein codes for MSLVPFKQVDVFTHRPFKGNPVAVVMDAQELSSIQMQGIANWTNLSETTFILPAENPLADYRVRIFTPGSELPFAGHPTIGTAHALLEAGLIQAREGRIVQECGAGLITLNVTERDEGQKLITFELPEPTITPLSSEQIDRLESILDCPLDRALTPALIDVGARWIVAHTTGAEAVLATKPDYARLLEHDTQMNITGVCLYGAYHEGAEADIEVRSFAPSCGVNEDPVCGSGNGSVAAFMRHHKVAMIDDKIVHSSQGKKLGRQGSVWLSHSDGKIFVGGSAVTCINGTITI; via the coding sequence ATGTCTCTCGTACCATTTAAACAGGTTGATGTATTCACTCACCGACCCTTTAAGGGAAATCCCGTTGCCGTTGTTATGGATGCTCAAGAACTTTCATCAATACAGATGCAGGGCATTGCCAACTGGACCAACCTTTCTGAAACCACTTTTATCCTTCCGGCAGAAAATCCATTAGCAGATTATCGTGTCCGAATTTTCACACCCGGTAGCGAACTTCCTTTTGCCGGTCATCCTACGATCGGTACCGCACATGCTCTTCTTGAAGCCGGCTTAATTCAGGCAAGAGAAGGGCGTATTGTGCAGGAATGTGGGGCGGGACTGATTACATTAAACGTTACCGAAAGGGATGAAGGTCAGAAATTAATCACTTTCGAACTACCAGAACCAACCATCACACCGCTTAGTTCCGAGCAGATAGATCGCCTCGAAAGCATTCTAGATTGCCCGTTAGATCGCGCGCTAACACCGGCACTTATCGATGTGGGAGCTCGTTGGATTGTCGCTCATACCACTGGAGCAGAAGCTGTGCTGGCAACAAAACCCGACTATGCCAGATTACTTGAACACGACACGCAAATGAACATAACCGGAGTTTGTCTGTACGGTGCCTATCATGAAGGAGCAGAGGCTGATATTGAAGTACGCTCTTTCGCCCCATCATGCGGTGTCAACGAAGACCCAGTTTGCGGTAGTGGCAACGGCAGTGTTGCTGCATTTATGCGCCACCACAAAGTAGCAATGATTGACGATAAAATCGTTCATTCATCACAAGGCAAAAAACTTGGCCGTCAGGGAAGTGTATGGCTTAGCCATTCTGATGGTAAGATTTTTGTCGGCGGTAGTGCTGTGACTTGTATCAATGGCACCATCACAATCTGA
- a CDS encoding glycoside hydrolase family 30 protein translates to MIKVIYTNNKEQWKEGLSIIKTDEKANLIVTNNRGRKLDGFGGCFNELGMKALLDLDKENKKTVLDKLFSPDGECKLTLARIPIGASDYAISWYSLNDIEDDYNMAHFSIQRDRNLLIPYIKEALKRQPNLKISASPWSPPVWLKTHQVYNFGRLKSDVQSQNAYALYFAKFIEEYQKEGISIDQIHIQNEVAADQKFPSCVWSGEQLREFIKKYLGPKFEQNNVKTEIWLGTINAPEFSKEIGQDYDDYANCVLRDIDAYKYIKGVGYQWQGKNAIQRTVQSYPELRYYQTENECGDGHNSWEYAHYVFTLFRHYLTNGANGYLYWNMVLHSGGESSWGWKQNSMISIPKGINEVIYNPEYYVMRHFSGLILPDAQHIELEGSMSGNAVAFENKTGSLVVNINNSYKEKQKINISYNNDIWSIYLEPNSINSIIFN, encoded by the coding sequence ATGATTAAAGTTATCTATACAAATAATAAAGAACAATGGAAAGAAGGATTGTCGATCATAAAAACAGATGAGAAAGCCAATTTAATTGTCACTAATAATCGAGGTCGAAAATTAGATGGCTTTGGCGGTTGTTTTAATGAACTTGGGATGAAAGCTTTATTAGATCTGGATAAAGAAAATAAAAAAACTGTGTTAGATAAGTTATTTTCGCCAGATGGTGAATGCAAATTAACATTAGCCAGAATACCTATTGGTGCCAGCGATTATGCCATTTCTTGGTATAGTTTAAATGATATTGAAGATGATTATAATATGGCACACTTTTCGATTCAAAGAGATAGAAATTTACTGATTCCCTATATAAAGGAAGCGTTAAAAAGACAACCAAATTTAAAAATATCTGCTTCACCGTGGAGTCCGCCGGTATGGCTTAAGACTCACCAAGTCTATAATTTTGGCAGATTAAAAAGCGATGTTCAAAGCCAGAATGCATATGCTTTATATTTTGCAAAATTTATCGAAGAGTATCAGAAAGAAGGTATTTCAATTGATCAAATTCATATCCAGAATGAAGTTGCTGCGGATCAAAAATTTCCTTCTTGTGTGTGGAGCGGTGAACAGTTAAGAGAGTTTATAAAAAAATATCTCGGTCCGAAATTTGAACAAAATAATGTAAAAACTGAGATTTGGCTAGGTACTATTAATGCCCCTGAGTTCTCTAAAGAAATTGGACAGGATTATGATGATTATGCAAATTGTGTATTGCGTGACATAGACGCCTATAAATATATAAAAGGCGTTGGTTATCAATGGCAAGGAAAAAATGCTATTCAAAGAACGGTACAAAGCTATCCAGAATTAAGATATTATCAAACTGAAAATGAGTGTGGTGATGGTCATAATAGTTGGGAATATGCTCATTATGTCTTTACCCTTTTCAGGCATTATTTAACCAATGGTGCTAATGGTTATTTGTACTGGAATATGGTGCTGCATTCAGGTGGAGAAAGTAGTTGGGGCTGGAAACAGAATAGCATGATAAGTATTCCAAAAGGAATAAATGAAGTGATATATAATCCAGAGTATTATGTCATGCGTCATTTTTCTGGTTTAATTTTGCCTGATGCACAACATATTGAATTAGAAGGTAGTATGTCAGGAAATGCCGTTGCTTTCGAGAATAAAACAGGTTCCCTTGTGGTGAATATAAATAACTCTTATAAAGAAAAGCAAAAAATAAATATTAGTTATAATAATGATATTTGGTCTATTTATTTGGAACCTAACTCGATTAATTCTATTATCTTTAACTAA
- a CDS encoding 6-phospho-beta-glucosidase: MKNKFPTGFLWGGAVAANQVEGYWNQDGKGMSIADVMTKGEHGVNRVITHGIEENKIYPNHQGVKFYSHYKDDIALFAEMGFKCFRTSIAWSRIFPHGDELQPNEAGLKFYDDLIDELLKYNIEPIITLSHFEMPYHLVKEYGGWHNRKLINFFMNFSLTVMERYKNKVKYWITFNEINNQINWQYPLFGYCNSGVIYQDYDNPEQVMYQTIHHQFVASAKVVKLGHEINPNFKIGGMIHMSPLYPASCKPEDVLYAQQAMRQKYLFSDVQLRGYYPSYLIKEWERKKIELHIEDDDLNWLKEGCADYLAISYYMSNIVSSSTEMLEKNSQSLSFFEKGRDNPYLKSSEWEWQIDPIGIRYSLSELYERYQKPIFIVENGLGSVDKLPQNGVINDDYRIEYLASHLSEIKKSILFDGVDILGYTSWGCIDCVSFSTGEYRKRYGFIYVNVDDNGNGDFVRYKKKSFSWYKKVIATNGEDI; the protein is encoded by the coding sequence ATGAAGAATAAATTCCCCACCGGTTTCTTATGGGGCGGCGCGGTTGCCGCTAATCAAGTTGAAGGTTATTGGAATCAAGATGGTAAAGGAATGAGCATTGCTGATGTTATGACAAAAGGAGAGCACGGCGTTAATCGTGTCATAACTCATGGTATTGAGGAAAATAAAATCTATCCTAATCATCAAGGTGTGAAATTTTATTCCCATTATAAAGATGACATTGCACTATTTGCAGAAATGGGATTCAAATGTTTTAGGACATCAATTGCTTGGTCAAGAATTTTTCCTCATGGTGATGAATTACAACCTAACGAAGCTGGCTTAAAATTTTACGATGATCTTATTGATGAATTATTGAAATATAATATTGAACCCATTATTACCTTATCTCACTTTGAAATGCCTTATCATTTGGTTAAGGAATATGGCGGTTGGCATAACCGAAAATTAATAAATTTTTTCATGAATTTTAGTTTGACGGTTATGGAAAGATATAAAAATAAAGTCAAATACTGGATTACATTTAATGAAATTAATAACCAAATAAATTGGCAATATCCACTATTTGGTTATTGTAATTCAGGTGTGATTTATCAGGATTATGACAATCCAGAACAGGTTATGTATCAGACTATTCATCATCAATTTGTTGCTAGCGCAAAGGTTGTCAAATTAGGCCATGAAATAAATCCTAATTTTAAAATTGGCGGCATGATCCATATGTCGCCATTATATCCAGCGAGCTGTAAGCCGGAAGATGTTTTATATGCACAACAAGCCATGCGTCAGAAATATCTTTTTAGCGATGTTCAACTTCGTGGATATTATCCATCTTATCTTATTAAAGAATGGGAAAGAAAAAAGATAGAACTTCATATTGAAGATGATGATTTAAATTGGTTAAAGGAAGGTTGCGCTGATTATTTAGCGATAAGCTATTATATGAGTAATATCGTCTCTTCATCCACAGAAATGTTAGAAAAAAATAGCCAATCCCTCTCCTTCTTCGAAAAAGGAAGAGACAATCCTTATTTAAAATCCTCTGAATGGGAATGGCAAATTGATCCTATAGGTATTCGATACAGTTTATCTGAGTTATATGAACGTTATCAAAAACCCATTTTTATCGTTGAAAATGGGCTAGGTTCCGTTGATAAATTACCTCAAAATGGTGTTATCAATGATGATTATCGTATTGAATATTTAGCATCACACTTATCTGAAATTAAAAAATCTATTTTATTCGATGGTGTTGATATCCTCGGTTATACTTCATGGGGATGTATCGATTGTGTCTCTTTTTCGACCGGTGAATATCGTAAACGATACGGGTTTATTTATGTCAATGTTGATGATAATGGAAATGGGGATTTTGTACGTTATAAGAAAAAGAGTTTTTCTTGGTATAAGAAAGTTATAGCAACGAACGGCGAAGATATTTAA
- a CDS encoding XylR family transcriptional regulator, with translation MNRRYHITLLLNANKAYDRQVIEGIGEYLQEFQCNWDIFIEEDFTTKLNSLKTLQSDGIIADFDDIEIQRFFSPLEIPVIGVGGSYHQESHYPAAHYIATNNFALIESAFNHLKDKGIKRFAFYGLPQTSGKRWAIEREYAFRQLVEKEKYQGVIYQGMETTPEDWFYAQNRLKDWLQTLPPNTGIIAVTDARARHILAACEYLNIPIPEKICVIGIDNEEIARFLSRTALSSVVQGTQKMGYQAAKLLHKLLKGYVPKKYHRQLIPPLKVIARQSTDFRALNDPAVIQAMHYIRHHACKGIRVEQVIDAIGMSRSNLENRFKSEFGQTIHTIIHNEKLDKVKNLLIHTSISISEIVTVCGYSSLHYFYSMFKRNYNMTPKEYRDKYKITKKS, from the coding sequence ATGAACAGACGATACCATATAACACTATTACTTAACGCTAATAAAGCTTATGATCGTCAGGTGATAGAAGGAATAGGTGAATATTTACAGGAATTTCAATGTAATTGGGATATCTTCATTGAAGAAGATTTCACTACTAAATTAAATAGCCTGAAAACCTTACAGAGTGATGGAATTATTGCTGATTTTGATGATATAGAAATTCAACGTTTTTTCAGCCCGTTAGAGATTCCTGTTATCGGTGTCGGTGGCTCTTATCACCAAGAAAGTCATTATCCCGCCGCGCATTATATTGCAACAAATAACTTTGCTTTAATAGAAAGTGCGTTTAATCACTTAAAAGATAAAGGTATTAAACGCTTTGCATTTTATGGTTTACCTCAGACAAGTGGTAAACGATGGGCAATAGAACGTGAATACGCTTTCCGACAATTAGTCGAAAAAGAAAAATATCAAGGTGTGATATATCAAGGAATGGAGACGACACCGGAAGATTGGTTTTATGCGCAAAATAGATTAAAAGATTGGCTCCAAACTTTACCCCCAAATACCGGCATTATCGCGGTAACAGACGCCCGAGCTCGACATATTTTAGCCGCATGTGAATATCTAAATATTCCTATTCCTGAAAAAATCTGTGTTATAGGTATAGATAATGAAGAAATAGCCCGTTTTCTTTCACGTACGGCACTCTCTTCCGTTGTGCAGGGGACACAGAAAATGGGCTACCAGGCAGCAAAATTGCTTCATAAACTTCTTAAAGGCTACGTTCCTAAAAAATACCACCGCCAATTAATTCCCCCGTTAAAGGTTATAGCAAGACAATCGACAGATTTTCGGGCATTAAATGATCCCGCGGTTATTCAAGCAATGCATTATATTCGTCATCACGCGTGTAAAGGGATAAGAGTTGAACAAGTTATTGATGCTATTGGTATGTCACGTTCTAATCTTGAAAACCGTTTTAAAAGTGAATTTGGACAAACAATTCATACTATTATTCATAATGAGAAATTAGATAAGGTAAAAAATCTTTTAATCCATACCTCTATTTCAATCAGTGAAATTGTTACCGTTTGCGGCTATTCTTCTTTACATTATTTTTACTCCATGTTCAAACGAAATTATAATATGACCCCTAAAGAGTATCGAGATAAATATAAAATTACCAAAAAGAGTTAA
- the xylA gene encoding xylose isomerase — translation MHRYFERVNRISYEGRQSNNPLAFRHYNPEEIILGKKMKDHLRFAVCYWHNFCWDGTDMFGSGAFERFWQKGGDALELAKLKADVAFEFFYKLNIPFYCFHDIDVAPEGCSLKEYIYNLGVMSDILADKQAETGVKLLWGTANCFTHPRYAAGASTNPDLNIFAYASAQVCQVMQMTKKLGGENYVLWGGREGYESLLNTDLRQEREQIGRFMQMVVDYKYKIGFQGTLLIEPKPQEPTKHQYDYDVATVYGFLKQFGLENEIKVNIEANHATLAGHSFQHEVATAIALGILGSIDANRGDAQLGWDTDQFPNSVEENSLVMYEILKAGGFTTGGLNFDAKVRRQSIDIDDLFYGHIGAIDTMALSLKSAVKILVDGKLDEYVAQRYSGWNSELGRDILEGKMTLDEVAHYAETLVQEPKHRSGQQELLENLINRYIYD, via the coding sequence ATGCACCGGTATTTTGAGAGAGTAAATAGAATTAGTTACGAAGGTAGGCAAAGTAATAATCCATTAGCTTTCCGTCACTACAACCCCGAAGAGATTATTCTAGGCAAAAAGATGAAAGATCATCTGCGTTTTGCCGTCTGCTATTGGCACAATTTTTGTTGGGATGGTACTGATATGTTTGGTTCTGGGGCATTTGAGCGTTTTTGGCAAAAAGGGGGTGATGCTTTAGAACTGGCGAAGCTTAAAGCTGATGTTGCTTTTGAATTTTTCTACAAACTCAATATTCCTTTTTATTGTTTCCACGATATTGATGTTGCCCCCGAAGGTTGTTCCTTAAAAGAATATATTTATAATTTGGGTGTCATGTCCGATATTCTTGCAGATAAACAAGCAGAAACTGGCGTTAAATTATTATGGGGAACGGCAAACTGTTTTACACATCCTCGTTATGCTGCCGGTGCGTCAACGAATCCAGATCTCAATATTTTCGCTTATGCATCAGCACAAGTATGTCAAGTTATGCAAATGACTAAAAAGCTAGGTGGTGAAAATTATGTACTGTGGGGCGGACGTGAAGGCTATGAAAGTTTGCTCAATACAGATTTACGTCAAGAAAGAGAACAAATCGGCCGTTTTATGCAAATGGTTGTGGATTATAAATACAAAATTGGTTTTCAGGGAACATTGCTAATTGAACCTAAACCTCAGGAACCGACTAAACACCAATATGATTATGATGTAGCGACTGTTTATGGTTTCCTAAAGCAGTTTGGTTTAGAAAATGAAATTAAGGTGAATATTGAAGCTAACCATGCCACATTAGCTGGACACTCATTTCAACATGAAGTTGCCACCGCGATTGCATTGGGAATATTGGGCTCTATTGATGCGAATCGCGGGGATGCTCAATTGGGTTGGGATACCGATCAATTTCCAAATAGTGTCGAAGAGAATTCTCTTGTAATGTATGAAATCTTAAAAGCTGGTGGCTTTACCACGGGTGGTTTAAATTTCGATGCAAAAGTTCGCCGTCAAAGTATTGATATTGATGATCTGTTTTATGGGCATATCGGTGCCATCGATACTATGGCTTTATCATTAAAGAGCGCGGTGAAAATATTAGTAGACGGTAAATTAGATGAATATGTCGCTCAGCGTTATTCTGGTTGGAATAGTGAATTAGGTAGAGATATTCTTGAAGGAAAAATGACACTTGATGAAGTGGCTCACTATGCAGAAACATTAGTTCAGGAACCTAAACATCGAAGTGGGCAACAGGAATTACTCGAAAATCTTATTAATCGCTATATTTATGATTAA
- a CDS encoding VOC family protein, with product MTVSPKPNLQLVYVSDIECSTVFYETIFNAKPVFSSPRYVAFAAGGEALFAIWSGGTTPDASTPRFSEIGIMLPSGEDVDRLFEEWQKKPDIKIVKEPHTEIFGRTFLVEDPDGHIIRVCPLD from the coding sequence ATGACAGTATCCCCCAAGCCTAACCTTCAACTTGTTTACGTATCTGATATTGAATGTTCGACGGTCTTCTACGAGACGATTTTCAATGCTAAGCCGGTATTTTCGAGCCCTCGTTATGTGGCATTTGCCGCTGGCGGTGAAGCACTATTCGCTATTTGGTCAGGCGGAACAACGCCAGATGCCTCTACTCCTCGGTTCTCTGAGATCGGTATTATGTTGCCATCTGGAGAAGATGTAGATCGCTTATTTGAAGAATGGCAGAAGAAACCCGATATCAAGATTGTGAAGGAACCCCACACTGAAATTTTTGGTCGTACTTTCCTCGTTGAAGATCCCGATGGTCATATTATTCGGGTATGTCCTTTGGATTAG
- a CDS encoding type II toxin-antitoxin system CcdA family antitoxin — MPATQIRLKKTVSVTVAPELYQQARQVGLNLSAVLTKALISELKAVESERWKRENKAGMEELNRITNEHGLLSDKYRVF; from the coding sequence ATGCCAGCAACACAAATCAGATTAAAGAAAACAGTGAGCGTGACCGTTGCACCTGAACTGTATCAACAAGCGAGACAGGTAGGGCTTAACTTATCAGCAGTGCTGACTAAAGCACTAATTTCGGAACTGAAAGCCGTTGAGTCTGAACGCTGGAAACGTGAGAATAAGGCAGGAATGGAAGAACTTAATCGTATCACTAACGAACACGGTTTACTGTCTGACAAGTACAGGGTGTTCTGA
- a CDS encoding CcdB family protein, producing the protein MQYVVYRNIGNSAYPYLLDVQSDIIDMLNTRLMIPLFLKENFKGKVPIRLCPILTIEESDYIVMTHEMASIRVSMIGNEVIDVTSHRKQIKDALDFLIDGF; encoded by the coding sequence ATGCAGTATGTTGTTTATCGCAATATTGGCAATTCTGCTTACCCATATCTTCTTGACGTACAGAGTGACATTATTGATATGTTGAATACAAGATTAATGATACCCCTGTTTCTGAAAGAAAATTTTAAAGGCAAAGTTCCTATAAGATTATGTCCAATATTGACAATTGAGGAGAGTGACTACATCGTCATGACTCATGAAATGGCAAGTATCAGAGTATCTATGATCGGTAATGAAGTTATTGATGTCACATCCCACCGGAAACAAATTAAAGATGCTTTGGATTTTCTCATTGATGGATTTTGA
- a CDS encoding type II toxin-antitoxin system Phd/YefM family antitoxin: MASKKINYELISIMEAGERELTMDTINYSAFRTHFASPLDKVNDNHKPILITHQNGKPAIALRLEDFQAYEETAYLMASPKNAAHLNQAIAEVEAGRMIEKGLLKE; encoded by the coding sequence ATGGCAAGTAAGAAAATTAACTATGAACTTATAAGCATAATGGAAGCGGGGGAGAGGGAATTAACGATGGACACAATAAACTATTCAGCATTTAGAACTCACTTCGCCAGCCCCTTAGATAAAGTGAACGACAATCACAAGCCAATTCTGATTACTCATCAGAATGGCAAGCCAGCGATCGCCCTACGTTTGGAAGATTTTCAAGCCTACGAAGAAACAGCCTATTTAATGGCTAGCCCGAAAAACGCGGCACATTTAAATCAGGCAATTGCTGAAGTGGAAGCAGGGAGAATGATTGAAAAAGGGCTATTGAAAGAATGA
- a CDS encoding Exc2 family lipoprotein: protein MFTSRLTMLHLLCESKRALYFFPIFLFLSSCSINLPPYEREARHYVYRSNDDFDPNFETHVNNSIKLMTPFFEQFYREGVKDRMNNISSHEFEKKINYFKSDNLIQEIGMSEIFISPKIHTKEINNSQISNKKKKALINGIINSYEAGYYGK, encoded by the coding sequence ATGTTTACTTCCAGATTAACGATGTTGCACTTATTATGTGAATCCAAGCGTGCTTTATATTTTTTCCCTATTTTCTTATTTTTATCTTCTTGTTCAATAAATCTCCCACCTTATGAACGGGAAGCCCGACATTATGTTTATCGCTCTAATGATGATTTTGACCCTAATTTTGAAACACATGTAAATAATTCTATTAAGCTTATGACGCCATTCTTTGAACAATTTTATCGAGAAGGAGTTAAGGATAGAATGAATAACATCAGTTCACATGAATTTGAGAAAAAAATTAATTATTTTAAGAGTGATAATTTAATTCAAGAAATCGGCATGTCCGAAATATTCATTTCACCCAAAATACACACAAAAGAAATCAACAATAGTCAGATTTCAAATAAGAAGAAAAAAGCATTAATTAACGGAATCATCAATTCTTACGAGGCCGGTTACTATGGCAAGTAA
- a CDS encoding IS30-like element ISPlu1 family transposase: MAYTQLTETERYQISSLREAGFSQLFIAKSLKRSPSTISRELKRNQEVQTYCPEQAHLKVLARRHFAKKAVKITPEVKRWIKRLIWKDLSPEQVADYLKQHKGISLHHETIYRLIYQDKREGGDLWQHLRIARKPYRKRYGRYERRGKIKNRVSIDERPEIVDKKERIGDWEGDTIIGKDKKSVLLTLVDRKTLYTIIVKLDSKQASEVAKAAVKVLYPLKQKVKTITFDNGLEFADHEIIGEELETQIYFAHPYSPWERGINENINGLIRQYFPKGTNFNEISDQEINFVVNRLNNRPRKTRGGKTPNELFKGIRTCLLPD, translated from the coding sequence ATGGCCTATACACAACTGACCGAAACAGAAAGATACCAGATTTCCAGTTTAAGAGAAGCGGGTTTTTCACAGCTTTTTATTGCGAAGTCACTTAAGCGAAGCCCATCGACCATCAGCAGAGAATTGAAGAGAAATCAAGAAGTCCAGACATACTGCCCTGAACAGGCTCATTTGAAGGTATTGGCGCGTCGTCATTTTGCTAAAAAGGCCGTGAAAATAACGCCGGAAGTAAAAAGATGGATAAAACGGTTAATTTGGAAAGATTTAAGCCCTGAACAGGTGGCTGATTATTTGAAGCAACATAAAGGGATATCTTTGCATCATGAGACGATTTATAGACTGATTTATCAAGATAAAAGAGAGGGGGGTGATTTATGGCAACATCTGCGAATAGCCAGAAAACCCTATCGCAAACGCTATGGTCGCTATGAAAGAAGAGGTAAAATTAAAAATCGGGTCAGTATTGATGAACGCCCGGAAATTGTTGATAAAAAAGAACGTATTGGGGACTGGGAAGGAGATACGATAATAGGGAAAGATAAAAAAAGTGTCTTATTAACATTGGTTGACCGCAAGACGCTGTATACAATTATCGTTAAACTTGATAGCAAGCAGGCATCAGAAGTCGCGAAAGCAGCAGTGAAAGTATTATACCCGTTAAAACAAAAGGTTAAGACCATCACGTTCGATAACGGTTTGGAGTTCGCAGATCATGAAATCATCGGTGAAGAATTAGAAACCCAAATTTACTTTGCTCACCCTTATTCGCCTTGGGAAAGAGGGATCAATGAGAATATCAATGGGTTAATCAGACAATACTTTCCAAAGGGAACCAATTTTAATGAAATCTCTGATCAGGAAATAAATTTTGTGGTAAACCGATTAAATAATCGTCCTCGAAAAACACGGGGTGGGAAAACACCGAATGAATTATTTAAAGGAATACGAACATGTTTACTTCCAGATTAA
- a CDS encoding DUF1778 domain-containing protein → MNTATVSNFILTSALTHAEKTIHEYEVMSLNNRDSEVFFNALVKSVRFNKKLADAFEEHNQRVINK, encoded by the coding sequence ATGAATACAGCCACAGTTAGCAACTTTATCCTGACTAGTGCATTAACACATGCTGAAAAAACCATTCATGAATACGAAGTTATGAGTTTGAATAACCGAGACTCAGAAGTTTTCTTCAATGCATTGGTTAAATCGGTTCGCTTCAATAAAAAGCTGGCAGATGCCTTCGAAGAACATAATCAACGTGTGATCAATAAATAA